The Danio aesculapii chromosome 22, fDanAes4.1, whole genome shotgun sequence genomic sequence AAAAATGCTAGACTGCAAGTGTGTTTTAGAACAGCACTCGCAGTGAACACAAAGCCTAATACAAATTCCGTTGTTACCTTGGCAAAGCATGGGAATGGGAATAAAGCGTATGGCAATATGGATGATTATCAGATATTTCTGTATTTGGAACTCCTTTTTGATAATTACTTAGTTGCATAATGTCTTCTGCTTGCATATCACAACTTCATTTAGCCATTTTTGTGACTCTGCATGAACAGAGATCATTTTGACAATGTTGTATGTGGTGTTTGTGCAGAGAACCACATGGCAAATTCTCTGTGTTTACTAAGTTGTCATAAAACACACTTTAATTTTGCACTTTCCAGCCCCCAAACATGTAAAAAGTCTGAAGTTAGAATCATTGTGAGTTATACTCTCAGATTTCCTTTCATCCAAATTCACCTAATCACATTATTCCTCTAAAGTGTAATGTTTTTGTTAATATAAAATTGCGTTCCTGGAAAACCATTTTACTTCCGGTTTTCTGTAGTCATTGTAGCTCCTGTTGACAAATCTTACTGAAGTTTATTAAGCCAGACAGTGGATACTTAAATCTAATTTATTCTATAATGTTTTCTAGGTCCTCTTCCGATTCCTGTCATTTCCACCGACCCAACTACATCTTCAGAGTCCAGATGTGTGCTGCTGTGTTCAGTGGTGAATGTGAGCGCTGggagtctctcctggtacaaaggaaaccGTGTATTGTCCAGCACCAGTGTGTCTGATATCAGAAGCAGAATCTCTCTACATCTGGAGGTGGAGTATCAGAATAATACCTACAGCTGTGTGGTCAACAACCCCATCAGCAACCAGACCACACATCTGGACATCAACACACACTGTAACACACGCTCAGGTATGGCAGTGATGATACTAACAATTATTAGTCAATTTCACaataaataagtagataataCAAACATTTTAACACTGCTAGTTTAACACTTTATCCCTCATAAATTTACCTCTTTTCTAAAGCTGTGATCCTATTGACTCTCCCTGTTGTGGTGGGCATGAACGTGGGCGTGGCTGTCGTCACAGCCATGGTGACTGTACTGGTTTATAAGTTCATATCCCGATGTCTTCGAAGGAAGAAGCATGCTCCGGAAGAAGCAAAAAACGCCTATTCATCTCTaaattatgcactgtaaaaatatccataaattagcagttctctgtattttgtgattcataattttatttttcatttcccctgtttatttatgctttagaatcACATTACgagagct encodes the following:
- the LOC130215497 gene encoding SLAM family member 9-like isoform X2, yielding MVGESVTLKIQRDGDIEWKFEDRNILIAKISRDEITLYDKVLDGSFKGRLKLDQTGSLTITNTRTTDSGDFKTINTSTGKLLKTFMLTVYGPLPIPVISTDPTTSSESRCVLLCSVVNVSAGSLSWYKGNRVLSSTSVSDIRSRISLHLEVEYQNNTYSCVVNNPISNQTTHLDINTHCNTRSAVILLTLPVVVGMNVGVAVVTAMVTVLVYKFISRCLRRKKHAPEEAKNAYSSLNYAL
- the LOC130215497 gene encoding SLAM family member 9-like isoform X1; translated protein: MLKLKKMIHLIVFNLTLLYLFGVSDATVKPVMVGESVTLKIQRDGDIEWKFEDRNILIAKISRDEITLYDKVLDGSFKGRLKLDQTGSLTITNTRTTDSGDFKTINTSTGKLLKTFMLTVYGPLPIPVISTDPTTSSESRCVLLCSVVNVSAGSLSWYKGNRVLSSTSVSDIRSRISLHLEVEYQNNTYSCVVNNPISNQTTHLDINTHCNTRSAVILLTLPVVVGMNVGVAVVTAMVTVLVYKFISRCLRRKKHAPEEAKNAYSSLNYAL